In Elusimicrobiaceae bacterium, the genomic stretch TTTAGCTCCGGAAGATGTCCAAGTAGAATTGTACTTAGGCACACGCGGTGCTTTGGGAGATATCGACAAAGAAGATGCCGTAGATATGAATTGTACCGGAAAGGACGGAGAAGCCTATATCTATGACGTGCAAATTTCTCCGTTTAACAGCGGACGACAAGATTATGCTTTGCGTATTTTGCCCGCCTGCGATAAAGTGCCCAATGTACTCATGCCGTTCTTTATCCGTTGGGAAGAGTAAGTAATTGTTACTTTTTTCATTGCAGAAAAGTAACCAAAAAGCTAGGCAATCTGAGAAATAAAAAATTGGGTTTTAAGGGAATTTTTATAACTTGCAAAGTAACCTTTGCTCAAACAATAAAAATTATACTCCCTTAAAACTCAATTTTTTAAGCATTTCTATGATTGCCCTAAAAAACTAATTGAAATTTACAACTTATGCTCAACATCGTACTCATTAACCCCGAAATCCCGTTTAATACCGGTAATATCGGCCGCTCCTGTGTGGCTACCGGTACTCGTTTGCATTTGGTAGGGAAACTAGGTTTCAAAATCGCTTCTAAAGAAATACGCCGCTCGGGCCTGGATTATTGGCCTAATTTGGATTATAAACGCTATGAAACTTGGGAAGAATTTTTGGATGTAAATAAACCGACCCGGGAGCAATTATTTTTCCTTTCCACGAAAGGGAAAACCGCTTACTGGGATGCTGAGTTTAAGGATGGCAGTTACCTCTGTTTCGGAGCGGAATCCTGCGGCTTGCCCAAAGACTTCTACGAAATTTACAAAGACCGTCTTTTCACCATTCCGATGACAGGGCCCGTACGTTCCTTAAATCTTTCTTCATCGGCCGCTATTACCTTATTTGAAGCCCTTCGGCAAAATCAAATAACCTACTTGAAAAAATAGTTTCCGATTAGCATAAAAAAACCGCCCCGCTTTTGTATAAAACGGGGCGGCACTCAACTAAATCAACTAATACTAGAACTCCGATTCGTCCTTGAGTTCTCCTTCTTCATTGTAAAGTTTTTGTCGTCCGCCGCCATCGTCTCTTACTTCAATTTGGCTCGTCAACATTCCCTTTTCATTGTAGAAATTCAGCACGGCAAATCCATAGTCTGAAGACCAAGAGATTTCGACAGAGTTGTGTAACAAGTTTTCTCCGCCCGGTACGTCCACATCTTTACAATTGCCGCTGCTGTCACATACGTTTAAAACAGTTTGTCCTTCAAAATACTCAACTCCGACACCTTTATCCAGGTCCTTATTGAAATTCCATTGATAATTGAGCTGGCCGCCATCATCGTATGTGTAAGCCTGGCACTGGCCTTCCATACAATAGTTCACCTCTTTGCCGGAACGAGTCATCCACGATTCTTCCATTCCGCCAAAACGGTCCTTACAATTTCCTTCCGTACAGGCATAGGCCAATCTATCATCGTCTCCGTATTCGTAGTAAGTATCTCCCTTTTGAGTCAAACGGCCATCCTCATCATAAATATAATCTATAGTCGTTCCAGTTTCATTATCCGTTTCCGAAATGATATTTCCTTTCTCATCGTAGGTTTTGGTCACGCCCTTTTCGCACTTATCCTCTCCTTCGCAGCGGCTGGTAGTTTCCGTTAATTTCGTGCCATCTTTACTGTATACCGTTTCTACGCAGGAGGAATAGTCATCTCTGCATTTATTCTCACTATATCCCTCTTCCGTATAGGTTCTGACACAACTGTATCCTTCAAAATGTTCTTCACACTCCGTGGTTTCCCCCAGACCGGGCTCGTCAGCTGCTGCTCCGAGGTCATCGTTATTGCCGCCGCCGCTGGTTCCGCCGCTGGTTCCACCGCTGGTCCCGCCGCTGGTTCCACCACTGCTGGGAACGGTCTGCTGGGTAATTCCCAAAGTTTTACAGTATCGTTGTCCCATACTGCTACTGCTACTGCAGGAGCGGGCAGTAACTTCACCATCTTTATTGGTAAAAGAAATCGTATAGCCGTTGCCACCCAAATTACTTCTCTCCGCGTTGACTTGCAATTCGCTGGCACTTTTTCTATCCACCGAGATATTGAAAAATTTGGACTTCGTTCCGGCATACAAATTGTTATCCACTGTGGCCGGATAAGCATTGTAATTTTTGATGTAAGCCACGTTGGCCGCCTCGCTCATGGCTTGTACGTTATGGAGTCCTTCCATAGCGCGGCCTTTTTCCATCGCCACTTTATATTGCGGCAAAGCAACGGTCACCATGACCGCCACAATGACCATGACGATTAACAATTCGATAAGTGTAAAACCTTTCTTAAATATATTCATAAACATCCTCCTTATACTTATTATATAAATTTCCCGTTAAATTTCAAGGAAATTTATAGTCGATTTTTTTATAAAATAACTACAATGAACGCACGGAGATTTTTTTGGATTTTATTTTTGCTCAACCTGTTTAATTACATAGACAGGCAAGTGCTGTTTTCCGTCTTTCCGCTCATTCAAGCCGATTTACAAATCAGCGATTTTCAGCTTGGCACATTGGCCTCTATATTTATGCTGGTGTATATGTGTTATGCCCCGATAGTCGGTTTTTTTGCCGACCGGCAACCCCGCCATTACTGGATTGCCGCCAGCGCGCTGATTTGGAGCGCGGCCACTTTTTGTAGCGGACTAGTCAAAAATTATTTTTCCTTGCTGGGCACACGGGCATTTATCGGCATAGGCGAAGGCGGGTTTACTACTATTGCGCAACCTTTCCTGGCCGAACAATATCCCAAGCAAAAGCGCGCCACCATTTTGGGATATTTTGCACTTGCGCTCCCGTTGGGAGCCGCTTTGGGATATTTGACAGGCGGCCTCTTGGGCAAATACTGGGGCTGGAAAACAGCGTTTATGCTGATGGGGATACCGGGGGCCATTTTAGGCCTGCTCAGTTTTGTTTTCCTCAAAGACCGCCCGCACCGCCACCTAGCTAACCGCGCTATGCCTTCTTCTCTACAATATTTGGCACTCCTGCGCAACAAACCGTTTCTTTTCCTATGTTTAGCCCATGCCATGCAAACGTTTGTCTTGGGTGGCTTATCCGCGTGGATGCCCACTTATTTGCACCGTTTCTTTCATTTAGATTTAGGACAGGCAGGCATGATTTTCGGTGGTATGGTTATTGGGGCGGGGGCGCTAGGTACTTTTTTAGGTGGGCACGTGGCAGACCGGTTGCTTAAAAAAACAAATTATGCCTATTTTATTGTCATCGCGGCTAGTTTGATTTTAACCATTCCTTTTGGCGGGGCCGGTATTTTAAGCCACCGGATGCCGTTTTCGCTCATTACCTTTTTTATTGCAATAACGTGTATTTTTATCCCCATGGGGCCGATTAGTGCCTCATTAGTCATTTTAAGTAGCCGCCGGATACGCTCGATGGCCTTTGCGGTCAATATATTTCTCATTCATGCGTTGGGGGATGCTATTTCCCCGACGCTTATTGGCAAAGTGTCCGACTTGTTTGGTCTAAAAATGGCCTTTTTGGGATGTTTGGCAATGCTGTTACCGGCCTGCCTTTTCTTATACTCTTGTGTCAAAACCGCCCGAGCCGAAGGCCGCCTGATTCGTTATTATGCGGTAGATACAGCGGAATAAATTTGTTTTTTATCCAAAAATTACTATACTATAAAAAGGAGTTATAGCAGTACCCCGGGCTGATCCCCCGGCACACAATTTAATCTGTTTTTGGAACCGTATGCAGAATACGGAGAGCTGCCAATCGGCGGCACTATTTCCCTCCAAAAATAGCCGATTGAGGCACAAAATAACGGACCTTCGAAACCCGTTGTTTTGTGCCGAATGTTTATCGTTTTTGACGGTAAACTACGGCTGTTTTGTTTTGGGTTAGGGAAATAGGCTCAAACATGACAGCCGTTTTTGCATCTTATTTTCCAAAACAGGTAAAAGTGGAGGAGATGCTGAGCAAAGACGACTCAGCATGACGACTTAATAAAGATAAGGAGAATAAGATGAAAAATAAAAAACAAGGGTTTACCCTAATAGAATTATTGGTAGTGGTACTGATTATCGGTATTTTATCAGCCATTGCCTTACCGCAATATGAAAAAGCAGTCGAAAAATCTAAAATCATAAATATGCTTCCTTTATATAAAGCTGTTATTCAAGCTAATGAAATGTATGATTTAGAACATGGGCAATCGTTAGCTCCCAATTTTGATGCTTTGGGCCATATTCTACCGGACGATTGGACTGGCACAGATACCAATATCGCTACAAATGGCGAATGGCAATTATACTTTTCTTATGATAATAAACATGGTTGGCGCTATATTGAGCTAAGGCATTTAACAGGCAAGTATGCACAAAGTGGTTTTATATGGTTAGTGCGAGATAGTGGGCAACAGCACGATAGATTTCCCGATAGATTACAAATTGTTTGTTTTGAAAAATCAGACATGACTACCGGTCAAGGCGGATTTTGTAAAAAGGTATTAGGTGGAAAATATATTGGAAGCAATGGAAGCTATCTTTATACTTTTCCCTATTAGATAAATAAAAAGCCACAATAAAAATTGTGGCTTTTTATTTCTGTTCTAAAACTCCCTTTTACTTCACGCTATCAAATCCGGCTTGTAGGGCTTTGCGGTTGAGCTCCAACATTTCCGGTTTGGCGCGTTTATATACTTTTTTCATCGCGTCACATACGCTATCTAGTGTGACGGTGCCGGTTAGTTTAATAAACGCTCCGAGCGCCACCAAATTAGCCACGCGGTCCATTCCCACTTGTTGGGCCAACTCATTACACGGCACACACACGGTGGTAATATCCGTGCGTGTCGGGCGGGAATTAATCAGCGAACTGTTCAAAATTAAAAGTCCGCCTTTTTTGAGCATGGGTTCAAATTTCGGTAGTGACGGCTCATTCATCACAATCACCGTACTGGGAGCAGACACAATCGGCGTATACACTTCCCCGTCGGTTACCACCACCGAACAGTTGGCCGTGCCGCCGCGCATTTCCGGTCCGTAAGAAGGCAACCAACTTGCATTTTTCTTATCTTCCACACCGGCCTGCGCGAGCAAAATGCCCGCCGAAATAACCCCTTGTCCGCCAAATCCGGCAATTCTAATTCCTTGATACATTAGTTGGCCCCCTCGTCTTTAAAGACACCTAACGGATATTGCGGCATCATTTTAGTGCGCACAAATTCCAGCGCTTGTTCCACATTGGCATGCCAGTTGGTCGGGCATTGGGAAAGCACTTCCACCATGCTAAAACCGACGCCTTTGACTTGATTTTCAAACGCTTTTTTAATGGCTTTTTTGGCCGCCATGACGTGTTGCGGCGTATCTACCGCTACGCGCTCTAAATACTTGGCGCCGGTAATCTGTGAAAGCATTTCGCACATATTAATCGGCCAACCTTGCAATTTCGGGTCGCGCCCTTTCGGGGCAGTGGTGGCTACTTGGCCCACCAAAGTCGTCGGGGCCATTTGACCGCCGGTCATCCCGTAAATAGCATTGTTAATAAAAATGACGGTAATATTTTCACTACGCACCGCGGCATGCACAATTTCCGCCATGCCGATAGAAGCCAAATCTCCGTCTCCCTGATAGGAAAACACAATCGCGCCGGGTTTACTGCGTTTAATACCGGTGGCAATCGCCGGGCCGCGGCCGTGTGCGCCCTGGACCATATCACAGGCAAAATAGTCGTCGGCAAATACCGCACATCCTACCGGCGCCACGCCAATCACACGCTCGGCAATTTTCAGCTCGTCAAACGTTTCACACATCAAACGGTGTACAATTCCATGGCCGCAACCCGGACAATAATGCATGGGTTTATCGGTTAAACTTTTGGGTCTTTGTGCTAAAATCGTGCTCATTTGTTGCCTCCTTTGCGGTCACCTTGTACCCCTAAAGCGAGGTCACGTTTACACTCGTAGGTAAATCCTTCTGCATGGCGTTGCAAGTCAAACAGTCCGTCGGTTTTTCCGTTCAAAGCCGACTCACACGCCTCTAAAATCGCCGCTCCTTCCGGCTGGCCGCCGGCGGGATAGGCCTTCAAATAAACGGGCGTTTTATCTCCCACGGCGAGTTTCACATCTTGCACCAGTTGTCCTAAACTTTGCTCTACGGTTACAATCGCCTTGCATTTTCCGGCCAGTTCCGCTAAGCGTTTAGACGGGAACGGCCACAAGGTAATCGGACGGAACAGTCCTACTTTTAAGCCCGTTTCTTTGGCGTGATTAACAGCTTCCAAACAAGCGCGGGAGGAAAGTCCGTACGCCACGAGTAACACGTCGCAATCTTCGGTGTTGCGCTCTTCATAGCGTGCTTCGGTCTTTTCAATCAGTCCATAGCGTTTGGCGCGCTCGGTCACGTCAGCAATTAAATTGTCCCCTTTGTAAGAAAACACTTTGGCTTTGGGGCGAGCCCCTTTTTCAATATCTACCGCCCAGTCAAATTTACCCAGTTGATTGGGATCTACCGGGTCAAAATTAAACGCCATACTTTCCATCATTTGACCCAAAATACCATCGGCCAAAATCATACACGGCATACGATATTTTTCGGCTAAATCAAAAGCCAATTTAGGGAAATTGCCTAATTCTTCCACGGAATTGGGGGCCAGTACAATCACATGATAATCGCCGTTACCGCCACCGCGCGTAGCTTGGAAATAATCCCCCTGCGCACCGCCAATACTGCCCAGTCCAGGGCCGCCACGCATGACATTAACAATTAAACAAGGCAAATCGGCACTGGCTAAATAGGTAATACCTTCTTGTTTCAAACTCACTCCGGGAGAAGAAGATGATGTCATACTTCGTGTACCGGTAGCGGCCGCACCATAGACCATATTAATCGCGGCAATTTCACTTTCCGCCTGCACAAAAGCGCCGCCGGCATCGGCCATATAAGCCGCCATATATTCCGGCACTTCGTTTTGCGGGGTAATGGGGTATCCGGCAAAAAAGCGTGCCCCGGCGCGGATGGCGCCTTCGGCGAGAGCTTCATTGCCTTTTCTTAATGTTTTTTGGGTCATAAATTCCTCAAATCAGTCTTTAATTACCGTAATAGCAATATCGGGGCACATCATATAACACATCGTGCAGCCAATACAATTTTCGGGGTGTTTCATCTCGGCTGGGAAATAACCTTTCTTACTAATGGTTTCACTTTTGTCCAAACATTTTTTAGGGCAAGCGTTGACACACAAGTAACACGCTTTACAGCGATTGGCATCCACTTCAATTCTAGGCATCGGGTATGCCTCCTTATTAATAAGTCCTACTTAAATTGTATGTCTTTTTCCTTGGGGGTGCAAGCGCTGCAAAAGGATTTGTTATAATAAGCTCATGTCTAAAACGGATTTATACCCCCTACTTAGTAAACAAGCCGGCGCTTTATTAGAGGCGCGTTTTGGTCTTGTGAGCAATATGGCTAACTTAGCTGCGCTGATTTACCATACGTTGCCGGATATCAACTGGGCCGGATTTTATCTGCTGGATAAAAATATATTACGCTTGGGCCCCTTTCAGGGAAAACCGGCCTGTACGGAAATTCCGCTTGGCAAAGGCGTATGCGGCACGGCGGCCCTGCAACAAAAAACGCTCGTAGTGCCCGATGTGCATCAATTTACCGGACATATTGCCTGCGACAGTGCTTCTAAAAGCGAAATAGTAATCCCGTTACTTCAAGACGAAAAAGTGTGGGGCGTATTGGATATAGACTCACCGGTATTGAACCGATTTGATGAGATGGACCGCGCGGGATTGGAAGAAGTCGTGCGGGTATTTGCAAGTGTCGTGCAAATATAGTATTATATAGAGGTAATGCCGAGGTAGCTCAGTGGTAGAGCACTGGTCTGAAAAACCAGGTGTCGACAGTTCGATCCTGTCCCTCGGCATTTCTTTTCTTCGTAAAATCCTTTACTTCTTTGTCGTTCGATTGTTCGGATACCTCCGCCCTCCGGGCGCGTTCCTACAGTATACCTCACAATCTCACTCCGCGAATTAAAATATTTTTCTTTGAAAAGCACGGTGCCCCGTTTTTCTTACTCGGCATTTCTTTTCTTCGTAATTTACCCCACTTCGTTGTCGCTCAAAAACTCGAATACCTCGGCACTATCGTGCCGCTTCGCACATTGCACTCACTTTTAAAGTACAATATACATATGAAATCTTTTCCGCGTTTTGTAGCCCTACGCTATATGCTGCACCGCAAAGGTTTGTTTGCGCTGATTACCACGCTCATCGGCGTGGCGGGCGTGAGCGTGGGCGTGGCTGCCTTAATCACCACCTTATCCGTGATGAACGGTTTTCAAAGCGATATTAAAGAAAAAATCATCGGGGCGCAAAGCCACATTCTTATTTTCGGACGTATGAACGCGGACGTTTATCCGCAGAAAATCAGCCAATTAGAATCTTTGCCCGAAGTAGCCGGGGCCGCTCCCAACATTTACGGACAAGCGATTATCTCCGCAAACGGACAAAGCGTCGGCGTAGTAATTCGTGGTTTAGACCCTGCACAAGAAGCTAAAATTAATAACTTGAACCAATCTCTGGTGGACGGCGCCTTTCAACCGACAGATTGGGAAGAATATGCCCCCGCCCCGCTGGTGCTGGGAACAGAACTGGCCGATAATCTCAATGCGGAAATCGGTGATGACGTAGTGCTCATTTCCCCTCAATCTATCTCAACCAGTGCGGGGATGTTTCCTAAGATGAAAAAGTTTCGCATCAGCGGACTTTTACGCACGGGATATTACGAATTTGACAATACTATTGCCTATGCACCGCTATCTGAAGCGAGTGATTTTTTAGGTCTCAAACAGGGTGTCACGGGCATTGCCGTTAAATTAAACGACATGAATCAAGCCGAAAAATTGGTCCCGACCATTCAAGAGGCGGTGGGCTTTGGTTATGCGGTGCGCACCTTTGCACAAATGAACAGCACTCTCTATGCCGCTTTGAAATTGGAAAAAGCCGTGATGTTTATCATTCTCTTTTTAATTATCATCGTAGCTTCGTTAAACATTGCCTCTAATCTTATTCTTTTGGGAACGGAAAAATTGCGTGATATCGGCATTATGCGCTCCTTAGGTGCCAGCCCCAAAATGATACGCGGTATTTTCATGTGGGAAGCTATGATGACCGCTACGATCGGCATTGTATTGGGCGTAATGTTGGCGGTAGTATTGTGTTGGATCATTGCCACTTTTAATATAGTAGAACTTCCCGGTGATATTTATTATTTAACCAAGGTCCCTGTGCGTATGCAATGGGCCGATATTTTAGCTGTGATTGGCGGTAGCTATTTGGTGTGTTTTGCTGCGGGGTTATATCCGGCAGTAAAAGCGTCCCGCGTCAATCCAACGGATGCGATTCGTTATGGCTGAACTGGTAGAAATTAAAAACTTAACTAAGATTTACGGCCAAGGCCAAGAAAACCTCTGTGTATTGGAAAATGCGGAGCTGACGGTGTCGCGCGGACATTTTGTAGTTTTGCTGGGCCCCAGCGGTAGCGGAAAAAGCACGCTACTTAACTTAATCGGATTACTGGACAGACCCACCTCCGGCCAAATTTTTCTTGAAGGAAAAGAGATTAGCCAAATCAAAAGCGAAAGCAAACGCTCGGCTTTGCGGCTGAAAAAAATGGGATTCGTTTTCCAATTTGACGGGCTACTACCGGAGTTTACGCTACTGGAAAATGTGGCTTTACCGGCGCTCATGCGCGGCAAAGAGGCAACGGCCCGCGCACAGAAATTACTGGATCAATTTGGTATTGGCAACATTAGCCATAAAATGCCGGCTGATTTAAGCGGCGGGGAAAAGCAACGCGCCGCTATTGCACGGGCTTTGTGCAATAAACCTGATTTATTACTGGCCGACGAACCCACCGGCAATTTAGATACGGCCCGCAAAGAGCAGGTATTTGCCGATTTTGCCGCCCTTGCCAAGCAGGGCTTAACCGTCTTAATGGTCACTCATGACGTGCACGCCGCCACCTTTGCTGATGCGGTATATAGATTGGAAAACCGCCGCTTGACCCGCACCCAATAATCTGTAAAACTTAATAATAAATCCAACGATCAATAAAACAATATGCAAA encodes the following:
- a CDS encoding RHS repeat protein, producing MNIFKKGFTLIELLIVMVIVAVMVTVALPQYKVAMEKGRAMEGLHNVQAMSEAANVAYIKNYNAYPATVDNNLYAGTKSKFFNISVDRKSASELQVNAERSNLGGNGYTISFTNKDGEVTARSCSSSSSMGQRYCKTLGITQQTVPSSGGTSGGTSGGTSGGTSGGGNNDDLGAAADEPGLGETTECEEHFEGYSCVRTYTEEGYSENKCRDDYSSCVETVYSKDGTKLTETTSRCEGEDKCEKGVTKTYDEKGNIISETDNETGTTIDYIYDEDGRLTQKGDTYYEYGDDDRLAYACTEGNCKDRFGGMEESWMTRSGKEVNYCMEGQCQAYTYDDGGQLNYQWNFNKDLDKGVGVEYFEGQTVLNVCDSSGNCKDVDVPGGENLLHNSVEISWSSDYGFAVLNFYNEKGMLTSQIEVRDDGGGRQKLYNEEGELKDESEF
- a CDS encoding 2-oxoacid:acceptor oxidoreductase family protein, which translates into the protein MYQGIRIAGFGGQGVISAGILLAQAGVEDKKNASWLPSYGPEMRGGTANCSVVVTDGEVYTPIVSAPSTVIVMNEPSLPKFEPMLKKGGLLILNSSLINSRPTRTDITTVCVPCNELAQQVGMDRVANLVALGAFIKLTGTVTLDSVCDAMKKVYKRAKPEMLELNRKALQAGFDSVK
- a CDS encoding MFS transporter — its product is MNARRFFWILFLLNLFNYIDRQVLFSVFPLIQADLQISDFQLGTLASIFMLVYMCYAPIVGFFADRQPRHYWIAASALIWSAATFCSGLVKNYFSLLGTRAFIGIGEGGFTTIAQPFLAEQYPKQKRATILGYFALALPLGAALGYLTGGLLGKYWGWKTAFMLMGIPGAILGLLSFVFLKDRPHRHLANRAMPSSLQYLALLRNKPFLFLCLAHAMQTFVLGGLSAWMPTYLHRFFHLDLGQAGMIFGGMVIGAGALGTFLGGHVADRLLKKTNYAYFIVIAASLILTIPFGGAGILSHRMPFSLITFFIAITCIFIPMGPISASLVILSSRRIRSMAFAVNIFLIHALGDAISPTLIGKVSDLFGLKMAFLGCLAMLLPACLFLYSCVKTARAEGRLIRYYAVDTAE
- the vorB gene encoding 3-methyl-2-oxobutanoate dehydrogenase subunit VorB, producing MTQKTLRKGNEALAEGAIRAGARFFAGYPITPQNEVPEYMAAYMADAGGAFVQAESEIAAINMVYGAAATGTRSMTSSSSPGVSLKQEGITYLASADLPCLIVNVMRGGPGLGSIGGAQGDYFQATRGGGNGDYHVIVLAPNSVEELGNFPKLAFDLAEKYRMPCMILADGILGQMMESMAFNFDPVDPNQLGKFDWAVDIEKGARPKAKVFSYKGDNLIADVTERAKRYGLIEKTEARYEERNTEDCDVLLVAYGLSSRACLEAVNHAKETGLKVGLFRPITLWPFPSKRLAELAGKCKAIVTVEQSLGQLVQDVKLAVGDKTPVYLKAYPAGGQPEGAAILEACESALNGKTDGLFDLQRHAEGFTYECKRDLALGVQGDRKGGNK
- a CDS encoding ABC transporter permease; translation: MKSFPRFVALRYMLHRKGLFALITTLIGVAGVSVGVAALITTLSVMNGFQSDIKEKIIGAQSHILIFGRMNADVYPQKISQLESLPEVAGAAPNIYGQAIISANGQSVGVVIRGLDPAQEAKINNLNQSLVDGAFQPTDWEEYAPAPLVLGTELADNLNAEIGDDVVLISPQSISTSAGMFPKMKKFRISGLLRTGYYEFDNTIAYAPLSEASDFLGLKQGVTGIAVKLNDMNQAEKLVPTIQEAVGFGYAVRTFAQMNSTLYAALKLEKAVMFIILFLIIIVASLNIASNLILLGTEKLRDIGIMRSLGASPKMIRGIFMWEAMMTATIGIVLGVMLAVVLCWIIATFNIVELPGDIYYLTKVPVRMQWADILAVIGGSYLVCFAAGLYPAVKASRVNPTDAIRYG
- a CDS encoding 4Fe-4S binding protein, coding for MPRIEVDANRCKACYLCVNACPKKCLDKSETISKKGYFPAEMKHPENCIGCTMCYMMCPDIAITVIKD
- a CDS encoding ABC transporter ATP-binding protein; this translates as MAELVEIKNLTKIYGQGQENLCVLENAELTVSRGHFVVLLGPSGSGKSTLLNLIGLLDRPTSGQIFLEGKEISQIKSESKRSALRLKKMGFVFQFDGLLPEFTLLENVALPALMRGKEATARAQKLLDQFGIGNISHKMPADLSGGEKQRAAIARALCNKPDLLLADEPTGNLDTARKEQVFADFAALAKQGLTVLMVTHDVHAATFADAVYRLENRRLTRTQ
- a CDS encoding 2-oxoglutarate oxidoreductase, whose product is MSTILAQRPKSLTDKPMHYCPGCGHGIVHRLMCETFDELKIAERVIGVAPVGCAVFADDYFACDMVQGAHGRGPAIATGIKRSKPGAIVFSYQGDGDLASIGMAEIVHAAVRSENITVIFINNAIYGMTGGQMAPTTLVGQVATTAPKGRDPKLQGWPINMCEMLSQITGAKYLERVAVDTPQHVMAAKKAIKKAFENQVKGVGFSMVEVLSQCPTNWHANVEQALEFVRTKMMPQYPLGVFKDEGAN
- a CDS encoding GAF domain-containing protein, whose amino-acid sequence is MSKTDLYPLLSKQAGALLEARFGLVSNMANLAALIYHTLPDINWAGFYLLDKNILRLGPFQGKPACTEIPLGKGVCGTAALQQKTLVVPDVHQFTGHIACDSASKSEIVIPLLQDEKVWGVLDIDSPVLNRFDEMDRAGLEEVVRVFASVVQI
- a CDS encoding tRNA (cytidine(34)-2'-O)-methyltransferase; translated protein: MLNIVLINPEIPFNTGNIGRSCVATGTRLHLVGKLGFKIASKEIRRSGLDYWPNLDYKRYETWEEFLDVNKPTREQLFFLSTKGKTAYWDAEFKDGSYLCFGAESCGLPKDFYEIYKDRLFTIPMTGPVRSLNLSSSAAITLFEALRQNQITYLKK